From Notolabrus celidotus isolate fNotCel1 unplaced genomic scaffold, fNotCel1.pri scaffold_240_arrow_ctg1, whole genome shotgun sequence, a single genomic window includes:
- the LOC117809144 gene encoding MAX gene-associated protein-like isoform X2 yields MASRKKQRRVVFDEEEASTPAADQPPASSPKLGRTSEGGMAGSTAVKVGMMGNPNMSPVNLSPGGLSPGCLSPGGLSPGGLSPDSVCRGIKVTLENNSMWNEFFKCRTEMILTKQGCRMFPYCRFRISGLQPSRKYSLIMDLQPVDDRRYGWTDSSWQVAGEAEARVKSAPFFHPESPSTGQHWMQNPVSFYKLKLTNNIADKEGNVILYPMHRYLPRLHLVQTDKPAKDIKLNGPAVFTFPQTEFMAVTAYQNCRFAQLKVDYNPFAKGLREDSPSTKGLTLKLNSRKDLHRDRGSTASELHPVKKSLKSLLANHKPRNSKAPDPKPSVSGDLQKPSTPNRDQSAAKTTGESSRSPPAQKLFSELIREAHVSLQRCSLQQLSINNNHVSHQTGQTNTKTTTENHNRPEDSKSVTPPGHTGGGTVPKRKVKQGVLNSLDCRDNISCAPSGSKTLSVDSDPRQKPEALSQEKVKPHKRPAPLPLPALALFLKQHSTKSKKNRGRQDSPPRALPPEPLPKPPSSAEDPPPHPVEDETAPSKDLPDDITQNENQTNAPPPPKEDVRGVHGQAAEASAQPSSPQSPDASAASDPNEQRTPYLSGSDPEGPGPELADSSAVSPISDQPLSSIISSSYTTSSPSLSSSCHPVLPVQVSPSDPSIMKSESLLLDPECSSFGFDPLSPASSPEPLPSLPVSLTLELDSTTAEPSPVPPEDLVQGDGSSVFKWHTVLLPPEHYSTSSFTTFQATPQSLALASVTSPVLPSETPSLPEPKSLDPSSPPPEAALSFEVNEQVLPFPAELSPLALHLPLSPTFSSLDAGGLSPTPSLSDLVHLFSIDGDLGMGMEFSNSEALAAPCPPQSTGEADSQEPPPPLQEVPTFKPGRRRKKCRRRKVIKTDMETNNSTYTLMQPNLEEVEEQLFISFTSKEALKLHVVDSLRASVCEPQTTSEAHLQPPSDSPERGETVDSLQEKLASLQSILLRDLKLMRHRQVIHPVLQEVGLKMNLLDPTQAIDLQYLGVRLPLPPRQGVSVEQANLEMSQSTGVCGVFMSRTGKTTDVTQIKGWRDKFSSSEAPPPPAVPEGGPAAGPVPGPVPGPVPGPGPGPGPGPDLQKRNLSAFCSDMLDEYLENEGKLIDQRADSFSQPQLDPPVYQLPTSSTSYVRTLHSVLKKQTTGTPTSDLISGFVPPSMRPKVSPKESKNPRRETAKRRGPKPQKPRPEPASAPTSGSSPGESNYVTKQPVVLTLSEPLHPSGHPHPSDPPHPSEPPHPSEPLTASEPLPASEPSSPVIKPKRQRHHLRVQSDTPQPPAVKRRRKLKPGTVSKTFGPWSSTDSHPADTEDLAPLESDSELGNGNHEVPVMTRALLRQKDLEDGGVWEGRPRTRVTEERAAIALTSLFTLKGFVIENPTKPVQVVQRQAPPCLNEFCRLGCVCSSLSYCSRISHCGRPACMLGCSCLKQKVVLLQNLEPDSSPSHQGSRKRRKRRMKMAYVLKEAESVSQPAERVQTLWKKDSRDLDPDPIQVPKADHLPGRHETRESSSCARVRGFHLKGRSRRQQGTPEDKKSEDTYLNRQKQKDAQSSAPPPDGRDQPGPLASSLASAAESTPKPSKRLIILAEGKWGSAADRSQVLKHLCERMARDQLDQPFWVWGYRIVPISQTPEGSGPDRCIQYRVHISRPEPGPEKPAAPVNRPPGETSSGPQGQVFRGVEPPEDWQREVEEGEIEEEVGPTCQPLRDGRSTEEVNRRREKKKMVSLGLPFLTGVSPAGFLSTNRKQPGGTEHLIQVNGKLYPLAKIQLGQMGALHPANRLAAYLTGRVGSNRKQLGSSKPPQNQNLGLTPHTASSSAPPPKSQPSFPVLKIKAPPTEEAPPIHLHQSAAPSAQPTPEGAGKKVVTLKVYPGQTRGANQVRVVPETSAHSNPPTDNRLSRSLVQNPALQVSQMMVFPAPSPSGKFPVLGPSPPPTGQRMILKPVQTTSGAQYFRRPDGKLVQLVPISQLRPVNQGQIKIQNHDKNQTLSMQRALPPASCQTPILTAGGQTPPQASGPSPLPTLPPCPALPAVPNVAQKSTCSFKIFPTDSTKEPMIVTCVKVPPPPLTKVLTGPASLTLPQPHPQTPPMNFLSLNPSSGGGAELGVKTVTVTPGGRVIHQNPKPASPGSEVTPEPDPTAQRVRPHIPALMGGAITRVETGPSAAETGGGAKHASDMLEQEESESSETENSSDIDEDTDGERETDKFGVDTELVAMETMASMAELGGAESSETENSSDLEKTTDEDLESAKYQRRVHNMLEKQRRGKMKKLFRKLKRELGQQEKTPKIHILNKAVQIIQELRKTETSLTDLKRKLTKRRDDFLCIIAPTTERMEAELLDELMDNLSDEDRVVAVTTSKEDIDVHSISMDQLNVDQRNTQRSYTSGQDSKDSLSEGKLNQDQTIHAAFKALRSVLNSNNSSREHLLQKAHREIQSLQRETTILKSLKTCLKKQRDTYRRKIQHRSGQSEKRIFRRRRSAKTDSAANQLQASGGGGASSSTRDDITSSSLYLQQQTSKAPPTLSLQTPPTPVSRLAPPTASHPASVTRDRTRTVPNILRRSRNTEKDVASVTFNLSALNNQQIHLASVLHPQTGEIYCSSAPLAITNLADVNNLLHLVQPTGQQQQQQQQQHIETDQQPLQLSQSPSDPGLWKDGSVGQDSPSASRSGDSVGGVDGSLRGASGLTSLLQEIDFLNTVSQVTAGVEAELQEECDAVGGALEQGGPWLLQLDSDSEDTVTLETPETEIMRSQLQPGILTPPPLLQMKAGGTKEAEPAVTDVAAREEEGGEKDVSWKPMPRLVPLGLRGHAPS; encoded by the exons ATGGCTTCTAGGAAGAAGCAGAGACGGGTGGTGTTTGACGAAGAGGAGGCATCCACACCTGCAGCAGACCAACCACCTGCGTCTTCTCCTAAACTGGGGAGGACAAGTGAAGGAGGGATGGCAGGAAGCACCGCTGTCAAAGTGGGTATGATGGGTAACCCCAACATGAGCCCGGTTAACCTGTCACCTGGCGGCCTGTCACCTGGTTGCCTGTCACCTGGCGGCCTGTCACCTGGCGGCCTGTCACCTGACAGCGTCTGCAGAGGCATCAAAGTGACGCTGGAGAACAACAGCATGTGGAACGAGTTCTTCAAATGCAGAACAGAGATGATACTGACCAAACAAGGCTGCAGGATGTTCCCCTATTGTCGCTTCCGTATCTCTGGCCTGCAGCCCTCCAGGAAGTACTCGTTGATCATGGACTTACAACCTGTGGATGACCGTCGGTACGGGTGGACCGACAGCAGCTGGCAGGTCGCTGGGGAGGCAGAGGCTCGGGTGAAAAGTGCACCATTTTTTCATCCCGAGTCCCCATCGACAGGTCAACACTGGATGCAGAACCCAGTGTCCTTTTACAAACTCAAACTCACCAACAACATCGCGGACAAGGAGGGCAATGTCATCCTGTACCCAATGCACCGATACCTACCCCGCCTGCACCTGGTCCAGACTGACAAACCAGCTAAAGACATTAAGTTAAACGGTCCTGCTGTCTTCACTTTCCCTCAGACCGAGTTCATGGCCGTCACTGCGTATCAGAACTGTCGCTTTGCTCAGCTGAAAGTGGACTACAACCCGTTCGCCAAAGGCCTGAGGGAGGACAGCCCGAGCACCAAAGGCTTAACACTAAAACTGAACTCCAGGAAAGAccttcacagagacagaggctCCACAGCTAGTGAGCTGCATCCTGTGAAGAAGAGCCTGAAGTCTTTACTGGCAAACCACAAACCTAGAAACTCAAAAGCACCAGACCCGAAGCCTTCGGTGTCAGGTGACCTGCAGAAACCCTCCACCCCAAACAGAGATCAGTCCGCTGCAAAGACCACCGGGGAGAGTTCACG CTCTCCTCCAGCTCAGAAGCTGTTTTCGGAGCTGATCCGTGAAGCTCACGTCTCTCTACAGAGGTgcagcctgcagcagctgagcatCAACAACAACCACGTCTCCCACCAGACAGGGCAGACCAACACCAAAACCACAACTGAGAACCACAACAGACCCGAGGACAGTAAATCTGTCACACCGCCTGGACACACAGGTGGAGGTACTGTACCTAAGAGGAAAGTGAAGCAGGGCGTTCTGAACTCCCTGGACTGCAGGGACAACATCAGCTGTGCTCCATCAGGGTCTAAGACCCTGTCTGTGGACTCAGACCCCCGACAGAAGCCTGAAGCTCTGTCACAAGAGAAAGTAAAACCGCACAAACGTCCAGCGCCGCTGCCTCTGCCTGCTctcgctctgtttttaaagcagcactccacaaaatctaaaaaaaacaggGGTAGGCAGGACTCTCCTCCCCGAGCACTCCCACCTGAACCCCTACCCAAACCCCCGAGTTCTGCTGAAGATCCACCACCTCATCCTGTTGAAGATGAAACTGCTCCGTCCAAGGATCTACCTGATGATATTACTCAAAACGAAAACCAGACGAATGCACCACCTCCTCCTAAAGAGGACGTCAGGGGGGTTCATGGACAGGCTGCTGAAGCCAGTGCTCAGCCTTCCAGTCCACAAAGTCCAGACGCTTCAGCTGCTTCAGACCCAAACGAACAAAGAACTCCTTATCTGTCCGGTTCAGATCCTGAAGGTCCAGGTCCAGAGCTGGCTGATAGTTCAGCTGTGTCACCAATCTCAGATCAGCCTCTGTCCTCCATCATTTCCTCATCTTATACTACCTCATCCCCTAgtctttcctcctcctgccaCCCAGTGTTACCTGTTCAGGTGTCCCCGTCAGATCCCTCTATCATGAAGTCTGAGTCTCTGCTACTGGACCCAGAGTGTTCTTCTTTTGGCTTTGATCCACTGTCTCCTGCAAGTTCTCCTGAGCCATTACCTTCGCTGCCGGTCTCCTTGACTCTTGAACTGGACTCCACGACTGCTGAACCCAGCCCGGTTCCTCCTGAGGACTTGGTGCAGGGAGACGGgtcttctgtgtttaaatggCACACAGTGTTACTTCCCCCTGAGCACTACAGCACATCTTCCTTCACTACATTTCAGGCCACACCTCAGAGTCTGGCTTTAGCCTCTGTTACCTCACCTGTGCTGCCTTCAGagaccccctccctccctgaaCCAAAGTCTCTAGACCCCTCCAGCCCCCCCCCTGAGGCTGCTCTGTCGTTTGAAGTGAATGAACAGGTGTTACCCTTCCCTGCAGAGCTGTCCCCCCTTGCGctccatctccctctgtctccgACCTTCTCCTCATTAGACGCAGGCGGTTTATCACCCACGCCTTCCCTCAGCGACCTGGTGCACCTGTTCTCCATCGATGGTGATCTCGGGATGGGGATGGAGTTTTCAAACTCCGAGGCGCTGGCTGCTCCCTGCCCGCCTCAAAGTACAGGCGAAGCAGACTCGCAAGAGCCGCCCCCGCCGCTGCAGGAGGTCCCAACATTCAAACCTGGTCGGCGCAGGAAGAAGTGTCGCCGGCGAAAAGTCATCAAGACTGACATGGAGACGAACAACTCCACCTACACGCTGATGCAGCCGAacctggaggaggtggaggagcagcTGTTCATCTCCTTCACATCCAAG GAGGCCCTCAAACTTCATGTCGTGGACTCCTTGAGAGCATCAGTGTGTGAGCCTCAGACCACATCTGAGGCTCACCTGCAGCCCCCTTCAGACTCACCTGAGCGAG GGGAGACTGTGGACAGCTTGCAGGAGAAGTTGGCGTCCTTACAGAGTATTCTTCTGAGAGACTTGAAGCTAATGAGACACCGACAGGTGATCCATCCTGTGCTGCAGGAAG TCGGTTTGAAGATGAACTTGCTTGACCCGACTCAGGCCATAGACCTGCAGTACCTTGGGGTCCGTCTGCCCCTCCCCCCTCGTCAAGGAGTCTCTGTGGAACAAGCAAACTTGGAGATGTCCCAAAGTACAG gtgtttgtggtgtgttcatgtctcgaacaggaaaaacaacagaTGTGACTCAAATTAAAGGGTGGAGAGACAAATTCAGTTCATCTGAGGCCCCGCCCCCTCCTGCGGTACCTGAAGGTG GTCCTGCAGCTGGTCCTGTTCCTGGTCCTGTTCCTGGTCCTgttcctggtcctggtcctggtcctggccCTGGTCCTGACCTACAGAAGAGGAACCTGTCTGCGTTCTGCAGCGACATGTTGGATGAATATCTGGAGAATGAGGGGAAGCTGATCGATCAGCGAGCCGACAGCTTCTCTCAGCCCCAGCTGGACCCTCCGGTCTACCAGCTGCCCACGAGCAGCACCAGCTACGTCCGGACCCTCCACAGCGTCCTGAAGAAGCAGACGACTGGGACCCCTACCTCAGACCTCATATCTGGATTTGTCCCCCCCTCCATGAGACCAAAAGTTTCCCCAAAAGAGTCCAAAAACCCTCGGAGAGAAACAGCCAAGCGGAGAGGTCCAAAACCACAGAAACCCAGACCAGAACCTGCTTCAGCTCCTACTTCGGGATCCAGTCCAGGCGAGTCAAACTATGTGACTAAACAACCTGTGGTTCTTACTCTATCAGAGCCCCTCCATCCATCAGGGCACCCCCATCCATCAGATCCACCCCATCCATCAGAACCACCCCATCCATCAGAACCCCTCACTGCATCAGAACCCCTCCCTGCATCAGAACCCTCGTCCCCTGTCATCAAACCGAAGAGACAGAGGCATCACCTAAGGGTCCAGTCCGACACACCTCAGCCCCCTGCagtaaagaggagaagaaagctgAAACCCGGGACCGTGTCTAAGACTTTTGGCCCCTGGAGCTCCACAGACTCCCATCCTGCTGACACAGAGGACCTGGCTCCACTGGAGTCAGACTCTGAACTCGGGAATGGAAACCACGAGGTCCCTGTGATGACTCGGGCCCTGCTGAGACAGAAAGACCTGGAGGATGGGGGAGTCTGGGAGGGACGACCCAGGACTAGAGTTACTGAAGAGAGGGCCGCCATCGCTCTGACATCACTGTTCACTCTGAAG GGTTTTGTCATTGAGAACCCGACTAAGCCGGTCCAGGTGGTCCAGAGACAGGCCCCACCCTGCCTGAACGAGTTCTGCAGGCTGGGCTGCGTGTGCTCTAGTCTGTCTTACTGCTCCAGGATCAGTCACTGCGGCCGGCCTGCCTGCATGCTGGGCTGCAGCTGCCTCAAACAGAAGGTGGTTCTCCTGCAGAACCTGGAACCGGACTCCAGTCCTTCCCACCAagggagcaggaagaggaggaagaggaggatgaagatggcCTACG TTCTGAAGGAGGCTGAGAGTGTTTCCCAGCCTGCAGAGAGGGTCCAGACTCTGTGGAAGAAGGATAGCAGAGACTTGGATCCAGACCCGATCCAGGTCCCTAAAGCAGATCACTTGCCCGGCCGTCAT GAGACCCGCGAGTCCAGCAGCTGTGCCCGGGTCCGAGGTTTCCACCTGAAGGGGAGGAGCcgcagacagcag GGAACACCTGAAGACAAAAAGTCTGAAGACACTTATCTGAACCGCCAGAAACAAAAGGACGCCCAGAGCTCCGCCCCTCCACCAG ATGGACGGGATCAGCCGGGCCCCTTGGCCTCGTCTTTGGCTTCTGCTGCGGAGTCGACGCCAAAACCGTCGAAGCGTCTGATCATCCTCGCGGAGGGGAAGTGGGGCAGCGCCGCCGACAGGAGCCAGGTGTTGAAGCATTTGTGCGAGCGGATGGCTCGGGACCAGCTGGACCAACCGTTCTGGGTTTGGGGTTATCGGATCGTCCCAATCAGCCAGACCCCCGAGGGGAGTGGACCAGACCGCTGCATCCAGTACAGAGTCCACATTtccagaccagaaccaggacCTGAGAAACCAGCAGCCCCAGTGAATCGACCACCAGGAGAAACCAGCTCAGGCCCTCAAGGACAG GTGTTCAGGGGGGTGGAGCCTCCGGAAGATTGGCAGCGAGAGGTGGAAGAAGGTGAGATTGAGGAGGAGGTGGGACCAACATGTCAACCGCTGCGTGATGGGAGGAGCACTGAAGAAGTGaatagaagaagagagaagaagaagatggtcAGCCTGGGTCTGCCGTTCCTCACTGGAGTCTCACCTGCCGGGTTTCTGTCCACCAACAGGAAACAGCCCGGAGGAACCGAGCACCTGATCCAG gtgaatgggaagCTGTATCCTCTCGCTAAGATCCAGTTGGGACAGATGGGGGCGCTCCACCCTGCGAACAGGTTAGCGGCGTACCTGACAGGTCGGGTTGGGTCCAACAGGAAGCAGCTGGGCTCCTCTAAACCACCTCAGAACCAGAACCTGGGACTGACCCCCCACACAGCATCCTCGTCGGCCCCCCCACCCAAATCTCAGCCGTCATTTCCAGTGCTCAAGATTAAGGCCCCGCCCACAG AGGAAGCTCCGCCCATCCATCTCCACCAATCCGCTGCCCCGTCTGCCCAGCCTACACCTGAAGGAGCGGGGAAGAAGGTCGTCACCTTGAAGGTGTACCCCGGTCAGACACGGGGGGCCAATCAGGTCAGAGTGGTACCTGAGACATCTGCTCACTCCAACCCCCCAACAG ACAATCGGTTGAGCAGATCTCTTGTACAGAACCCGGCTCTTCAGGTCTCTCAGATGATGGTATTTCCAGCACCTAGTCCTAGTGGGAAGTTTCCTGTACTGGGTCCCTCACCGCCCCCCACCGGTCAGAGGATGATCCTGAAGCCTGTCCAGACTACATCAGGAGCCCAGTACTTTCGCAGACCAGATGGGAAACTGGTTCAACTGGTTCCAATCAGCCAGCTGAGACCAGTAAACCAGGGCCAGATCAAGATCCAGAACCATGACAAGAACCAGACCCTGTCCATGCAAAGAG cccTCCCTCCTGCTTCCTGTCAGACTCCTATCCTAACTGCTGGTGGACAGACCCCCCCTCAGGCCTCAGGTCCTTCCCCTCTGCCCACCCTCCCCCCCTGCCCCGCCCTCCCCGCCGTCCCCAATGTTGCTCAGAAGTCGACGTGCAGCTTTAAAATCTTCCCCACCGACTCCACAAAAGAACCGATGATTGTTACCTGTGTTAAAGTCCCGCCCCCTCCTCTGACCAAGGTGTTGACTGGCCCCGCCTCCCTCACCCTTCCCCAGCCTCACCCTCAAACTCCCCCCATGAACTTCCTATCTCTGAACCCGTCTTCAGGCGGGGGGGCGGAGCTTGGCGTGAAAACAGTGACAGTAACTCCTGGTGGGAGGGTTATCCATCAGAACCCCAAACCAGCTTCaccagggtcagaggtcacacctGAACCTGACCCCACCGCGCAGAGAGTCCGACCGCACATTCCCGCCCTGATGGGCGGGGCCATCACGCGTGTGGAGACGGGGCcttctgctgcagagacaggGGGCGGAGCAAAGCACGCGTCAGACATGTTGGAACAGGAGGAGTCAGAGAGCAGCGAGACGGAGAACTCGTCAGACATCGATGAGGACactgacggagagagagagacagacaagtTTGGG GTTGACACAGAGCTTGTTGCCATGGAGACGATGGCATCCATGGCGGAGTTGGGTGGGGCCGAGAGCAGCGAGACGGAGAACTCGTCAGACTTGGAGAAGACAACAGATGAAGACTTAGAGTCGGCTAAATATCAG CGCCGTGTTCACAACATGCTGGAGAAGCAGCGTCGCGGGAAGATGAAGAAGCTGTTCAGAAAACTAAAGAGGGAACTGGGACAGCAAGAGAAGACCCCAAAGATCCACATCCTGAACAAG gCGGTCCAGATAATCCAGGAGCTGAGGAAGACCGAAACAAGTCTGACCGATCTAAAGAGAAAACTCACGAAGAGGAGGGACGACTTCCTCTGCATCATTGCTCCAACCACag AAAGGATGGAGGCGGAGCTGTTGGATGAGCTGATGGATAACTTGTCTGATGAAGATCGAGTTGTCGCCGTGACGACAAGTAAG gAGGACATTGATGTTCACAGCATCTCGATGGATCAGCTGAATGTGGATCAGAGGAATACACAGAGGAGTTACACATCAGGCCAGGACTCAAA AGACAGTCTGAGTGAAGGGAAGCTGAACCAGGACCAGACCATCCACGCCGCCTTTAAAGCTCTCCGATCAGTCCTGAACAGCAACAACTCTTCAAGAGAACACCTGCTGCAAAAG GCTCATCGAGAGATTCAGTCCCTGCAGCGCGAGACCACGATCCTGAAGAGCCTGAAGACCTGTCTGAAGAAGCAGAGAGACACCTACCGGAGGAAGATCCAACacagatcag gtCAAAGTGAGAAAAGAATCTTCAGGAGGCGCCGCTCAGCCAAGACAGACtcagcagccaatcagctgcAGGCTTCTGGAGGGGGCGGTGCCTCATCATCAACCcgtgatgacatcacatcatCATCTTTATACCTGCAGCAGCAAACTTCAAAGGCTCCTCCCACTCTGAGCCTGCAGACTCCTCCCACTCCTGTATCTCGTTTGGCTCCTCCCACTGCCTCCCACCCTGCGTCAGTAACTCGGGACAGGACACGAACAGTTCCAAACATCCTGAGACGCAGCCGAAACACCGAGAAGG ATGTGGCCTCCGTCACCTTCAACCTCTCTGCACTGAACAATCAGCAGATCCACCTCGCCTCTGTACTCCACCCCCAAACGGGTGAGATCTACTGCAGCTCCGCCCCCCTCGCCATCACTAACCTTGCAG ATGTCAACAACCTGCTGCACCTGGTTCAACCAAcaggacaacaacaacaacaacaacaacaacaacacatagaAACAGACCAGCAGCCTCTACAGCTCAGCCAGTCCCCTTCAGATCCAGGTCTTTGGAAGGATGGCTCTGTGGGCCAGGACAGTCCCTCTGCGAGCCGGTCTGGGGACTCTGTGGGTGGGGTTGATGGGTCTTTGAGAGGGGCTTCTGGTCTGACATCACTCCTTCAGGAGATTGACTTCCTAAACACCGTCTCTCAAGTCACAGCAGGGGTGGAGGCAGAGCTTCAAGAGGAGTGTGATGCTGTGGGTGGGGCCTTGGAGCAGGGTGGCCCCTGGCTCCTACAGCTAGACTCAGACTCTGAGGACACTGTGACCTTAGAGACCCCAGAGACAGAGATCATGAGGAGCCAGCTGCAGCCAGGCATCCTGACTCCGCCCCCCCTGCTGCAGATGAAGGCGGGAGGGACAAAGGAGGCGGAGCCTGCCGTTACTGATGTAGCCGccagagaagaggagggtggAGAGAAAGACGTGTCTTGGAAGCCAATGCCAAGGCTGGTCCCCCTTGGActaagaggccacgcccccagTTGA